Proteins encoded by one window of Geobacter sp. DSM 9736:
- a CDS encoding menaquinol oxidoreductase, with amino-acid sequence MQNQTAHPSGDKGSDGLSALQQRQVEALENIRRLKSKASRGLFSLALFITLSIGAVRDFDFLPSFSPQFRALLGRPPSSNMISAALMLYSFSAIILILSRMASGSASSSGIAHVGYLAGFFFFYHFAGAMEANFWAVFAAGLTILSLESYHSWTRCTEDIKKEQEALQELHRTLKKKHEAEE; translated from the coding sequence ATGCAGAACCAAACCGCACACCCCTCGGGGGATAAAGGAAGCGACGGCCTGTCTGCACTTCAACAAAGGCAGGTCGAAGCGCTTGAAAATATCCGCCGCCTTAAGTCAAAAGCGAGCCGGGGCCTGTTTTCGCTTGCGCTCTTCATCACCCTGAGCATAGGAGCGGTCCGTGATTTCGATTTTCTACCCTCTTTCTCGCCTCAGTTCCGAGCGCTGCTTGGCCGCCCCCCTTCCTCAAACATGATAAGTGCCGCGTTGATGCTCTACAGTTTTTCCGCAATTATTCTCATTCTCTCCCGAATGGCGAGCGGCTCTGCCAGCAGCAGCGGGATTGCCCACGTTGGCTATCTTGCCGGGTTCTTTTTCTTCTACCATTTTGCAGGCGCCATGGAAGCCAATTTCTGGGCAGTTTTCGCAGCCGGCCTTACCATTCTCAGCCTCGAAAGTTACCACAGCTGGACCCGCTGCACCGAGGATATAAAAAAGGAGCAGGAAGCTCTCCAGGAACTTCACCGAACGCTGAAAAAAAAGCATGAAGCAGAGGAATGA
- a CDS encoding cytochrome c3 family protein — translation MKFRWLLLPAILVCCASNAAALELKDVTYDTKGGGKVVFSHKVHLKKKSPKSPNVSCKSCHNDNMKMKTRYSMADMEKGKSCGMCHGKTAFPLSNCTACHKVKDVTFKIRETGPVVFSHNRHLKEMQCDACHTKLYETGPNKRVTMAEMEKGKSCGACHNGKTAFSVAKCGACHPTRDVTFKVKEISNVKFSHDTHISMYKCGDCHNGVFKPATGNKPVSMTEMEKGKSCGKCHDGKTAFTVAANCDTCHHK, via the coding sequence ATGAAATTCAGATGGCTGCTTCTTCCCGCAATACTTGTCTGCTGTGCTTCCAATGCTGCAGCGCTGGAACTGAAGGATGTCACCTACGATACCAAGGGTGGAGGGAAGGTCGTCTTCAGTCATAAGGTGCATCTGAAGAAAAAATCTCCCAAATCGCCGAATGTCAGTTGTAAATCATGCCATAACGACAACATGAAGATGAAAACCCGATACTCCATGGCTGATATGGAAAAAGGGAAATCGTGCGGCATGTGCCATGGCAAGACCGCCTTCCCCCTAAGCAACTGCACCGCATGCCACAAGGTGAAGGACGTAACCTTCAAGATTCGCGAGACAGGGCCTGTGGTTTTCAGTCACAACAGGCACCTCAAGGAAATGCAGTGCGACGCCTGCCACACGAAGCTCTACGAAACCGGACCCAACAAACGGGTCACGATGGCCGAGATGGAAAAAGGAAAATCGTGCGGAGCCTGCCATAACGGGAAAACTGCTTTCAGCGTCGCCAAGTGCGGGGCCTGTCACCCTACGAGAGACGTCACCTTCAAGGTAAAAGAGATCAGCAACGTAAAGTTCAGCCACGACACCCATATCAGCATGTACAAATGCGGAGACTGCCACAATGGCGTCTTCAAGCCTGCAACCGGCAACAAACCTGTCTCCATGACGGAAATGGAGAAAGGGAAGTCCTGCGGCAAATGCCATGACGGCAAAACCGCATTTACCGTCGCTGCCAATTGTGATACCTGCCACCACAAATAG
- a CDS encoding thiazole synthase — translation MPNEDKLVIGGREFTSRLMVGTGKYADFKQMVDAIEASGAEVITVAVRRVNISDRSKESLLDHLDVSKYTLLPNTAGCYTAEDAIRTCRLAREAGLSEFVKLEVLGDEQTLFPDNEELLKAAKILVKEGFTVLPYTSDDPIICKKLEDIGCAAVMPLGAPIGSGLGIRNPYNIRIILDTVKVPVIVDAGVGTASDAAIAMELGCHGVLMNTGIAGAKDPVSMATAMNLAVRAGRLAYLAGRIPKKLYATASSPIEGLV, via the coding sequence ATGCCTAATGAAGATAAACTTGTAATCGGGGGCCGAGAGTTCACGTCACGGCTCATGGTGGGTACCGGGAAATACGCGGACTTCAAGCAGATGGTGGATGCAATTGAGGCATCAGGAGCTGAGGTCATTACGGTTGCTGTGCGCCGAGTCAACATTTCCGACCGCAGCAAGGAGTCCCTTCTGGACCATCTCGATGTATCCAAGTACACACTGCTTCCTAACACCGCCGGCTGTTATACCGCAGAAGATGCGATCCGCACTTGCCGGCTCGCCAGGGAAGCCGGACTTTCCGAATTCGTGAAACTCGAAGTTCTCGGGGATGAACAAACGCTCTTTCCGGACAATGAGGAACTGCTAAAGGCTGCAAAGATCCTCGTGAAGGAAGGTTTCACTGTTCTCCCCTATACCAGCGACGACCCGATAATATGCAAGAAGCTGGAGGATATAGGATGTGCCGCAGTAATGCCCCTTGGCGCTCCAATCGGGAGCGGTCTCGGTATCAGGAATCCGTACAACATCCGCATCATTCTTGATACCGTGAAAGTCCCCGTGATAGTGGACGCGGGAGTCGGCACCGCCTCCGATGCCGCTATCGCCATGGAATTGGGATGCCACGGGGTCCTGATGAATACGGGAATAGCAGGCGCCAAAGACCCCGTCTCCATGGCCACCGCCATGAATCTCGCTGTCCGGGCCGGAAGGCTTGCGTACCTCGCGGGGCGTATTCCGAAAAAACTGTATGCGACGGCCTCGAGTCCCATTGAAGGCCTTGTCTGA
- a CDS encoding HAMP domain-containing protein has translation MFKSLTARAIVPVVVAVTGFVIVSSILLYSHMKNDLINDAVSYETDLADTIIRSTRYAMLKSDRETLRNIIDSVGAQERMEHVRIFNKKGLVMFSEDHNEINRLVDKNAAGCVGCHAGPVPAASLGVMQQARRYVNEKGVEVIAITAPVYNEPVCFTADCHFHSANQKVLGTLDLGVSSAPLQKALSLMRSRLMIFSFLVLILTIGGVCALLRRNVFVPLREIIEFTAAVRNGNINAAPPPHTGELKALADNVAVVAQRLQKAEQELELARNSVRQKSG, from the coding sequence ATGTTCAAGTCATTGACCGCTCGTGCCATCGTGCCGGTTGTAGTTGCCGTAACCGGTTTCGTGATCGTGAGCAGCATACTTCTCTACTCCCACATGAAGAACGATCTGATCAACGACGCCGTCAGCTACGAAACCGATCTGGCAGACACGATCATCAGATCCACACGTTACGCCATGCTCAAGTCCGACAGGGAAACGTTGCGCAACATCATAGATAGCGTGGGAGCGCAGGAGCGAATGGAGCATGTCAGGATTTTCAACAAAAAGGGCCTCGTCATGTTCTCCGAGGACCACAATGAGATCAACAGGCTCGTGGACAAGAATGCAGCCGGATGCGTCGGCTGTCACGCAGGCCCCGTCCCAGCCGCCAGCCTGGGGGTCATGCAGCAGGCGCGGCGGTACGTGAACGAAAAAGGGGTCGAGGTTATAGCCATTACCGCTCCCGTATACAATGAACCGGTCTGCTTCACCGCTGATTGCCATTTTCATAGCGCGAATCAGAAGGTCCTCGGGACACTCGATCTGGGGGTTTCATCCGCTCCGCTCCAGAAAGCACTCTCTCTCATGCGCAGCAGGCTCATGATCTTCAGCTTCCTCGTCCTGATACTTACGATCGGCGGAGTCTGCGCTCTGCTTCGCCGCAACGTGTTCGTACCGCTTCGGGAGATAATCGAATTCACCGCGGCCGTAAGGAATGGTAATATAAATGCCGCGCCCCCCCCTCATACCGGAGAACTTAAAGCGCTCGCTGACAACGTCGCCGTTGTTGCACAGCGACTGCAAAAGGCCGAACAGGAGCTGGAACTTGCCCGGAACAGCGTGAGGCAGAAATCCGGGTGA
- the thiS gene encoding sulfur carrier protein ThiS, giving the protein MQITVNGELQETKGATVLELLQELDIDPRRIAIELNLEILPKMEYEKTRLKSGDRIEIVHFVGGGASCINTADTTRGATDA; this is encoded by the coding sequence ATGCAGATTACAGTTAATGGCGAATTGCAGGAGACGAAAGGGGCAACGGTACTGGAACTGCTGCAGGAGCTGGACATAGATCCGCGCCGGATCGCAATTGAGTTGAACCTGGAAATCCTACCCAAGATGGAATATGAAAAGACGCGTCTTAAATCCGGGGATCGCATTGAAATCGTACATTTCGTAGGGGGCGGAGCATCTTGCATAAACACTGCAGACACAACAAGAGGAGCTACTGATGCCTAA
- a CDS encoding 4Fe-4S dicluster domain-containing protein, producing MKRRDFLKGCLACGAAASTVGMSKKAWSGGSFEGYPEAMGVLVDLTRCIGCRSCEAACNKEQKLPEPETSFTDQSVFKEKRRPDEYAYTVVNKYDQQNNGAPVYRKIQCNHCNEPACLTSCFVNAYTKTKEGAVIYNPKICVGCRNCMIACPFNAPGYSYSSAFNPVVKKCIFCYDTRVKYGKPPACVEICPQEVLTFGYRKDLIKRAHERIRETPDKYVDHVYGEKEVGGTGWLYLSGVPFDQVGFDTTMANEPIISNVKEFLGTVPMVLSIWPALFTGFHLLSTKNKGHEHDDHSKSAQEDSHK from the coding sequence ATGAAACGAAGAGATTTCCTGAAAGGCTGTCTGGCATGCGGAGCTGCTGCGTCCACGGTGGGCATGTCTAAGAAAGCCTGGAGTGGCGGTTCCTTTGAGGGGTATCCCGAGGCGATGGGAGTTCTGGTGGACTTGACGCGCTGCATCGGCTGCCGCAGCTGCGAAGCCGCCTGCAACAAGGAGCAGAAGCTTCCGGAACCGGAAACCTCCTTCACCGATCAATCCGTATTCAAGGAAAAACGCCGACCGGATGAATATGCATACACCGTCGTAAACAAATACGACCAACAGAACAATGGAGCACCCGTCTACCGGAAGATCCAGTGCAACCACTGCAACGAACCCGCATGCCTCACTTCATGCTTTGTCAACGCCTATACAAAGACGAAAGAGGGCGCGGTCATCTACAACCCCAAGATCTGCGTAGGCTGCCGCAACTGCATGATAGCATGCCCGTTCAACGCCCCGGGCTACAGCTACTCTAGTGCCTTCAATCCGGTGGTGAAGAAGTGCATATTCTGCTACGACACACGGGTCAAATACGGAAAACCCCCAGCATGTGTAGAGATCTGTCCCCAGGAGGTTCTTACATTCGGGTACCGCAAAGACCTCATCAAGAGGGCTCATGAGCGGATACGGGAAACTCCCGACAAGTACGTAGACCACGTGTACGGCGAAAAAGAGGTTGGCGGAACCGGCTGGCTCTACCTGTCAGGTGTCCCCTTCGATCAGGTCGGATTTGACACCACGATGGCCAACGAACCGATTATTTCCAACGTCAAGGAGTTCCTCGGCACCGTCCCGATGGTGCTCTCGATCTGGCCCGCCCTTTTCACAGGCTTTCACCTGCTCTCGACTAAGAACAAAGGGCATGAGCACGATGATCATTCCAAATCAGCGCAGGAGGACTCCCACAAATGA
- a CDS encoding TIGR01212 family radical SAM protein (This family includes YhcC from E. coli K-12, an uncharacterized radical SAM protein.) — translation MDLSLIHRDLRFNSYGSWLRRKFRCRISKVNVDAGFTCPNRDGSRGTGGCIYCDNASFSPGRTTPEIPLEVQMAEGMAYHRQRLGSEKFIIYFQKHTNTYAPVALLRELYGRALAHTEVVGISIGTRPDSLSDEAIDLLQEFAKTHYVCVELGLQSMDDHVLQSINRGHNLAEYLEAVDRISGRGIDICTHLIHGFPGEKRDSILQVAGLIRSLPIDSVKLHQLHAVRGTRLADLYFQGKFIPLAHSEYVAAACDFLERIPSRIAIQRLYGSAPLSIRVAPTWDLKNNQMWYSVVNELKRRGTWQGCQV, via the coding sequence ATGGATCTATCGCTCATACACCGCGACCTGCGGTTCAATTCGTACGGCAGCTGGCTGCGCAGGAAATTCCGGTGCAGAATCAGCAAAGTCAATGTCGATGCCGGCTTCACCTGCCCCAACCGGGATGGCAGTCGCGGCACCGGAGGTTGCATCTACTGCGACAACGCATCGTTCTCTCCCGGGAGAACTACACCGGAGATTCCCCTAGAAGTGCAGATGGCCGAAGGGATGGCTTACCATCGGCAAAGGCTCGGCAGCGAAAAATTCATAATCTATTTTCAGAAGCACACCAATACCTATGCTCCCGTCGCACTGCTTCGCGAGCTCTATGGCCGCGCCCTTGCACATACCGAAGTGGTCGGCATTTCGATTGGAACCCGCCCCGACTCGCTTTCAGACGAAGCCATCGACCTTCTTCAGGAATTCGCCAAGACCCATTATGTTTGTGTCGAACTTGGGCTCCAGTCAATGGATGACCATGTACTGCAAAGCATCAACCGCGGACACAACCTTGCAGAATACCTTGAAGCAGTGGATCGCATATCCGGCAGAGGCATAGACATCTGCACCCATCTCATCCATGGATTTCCCGGAGAAAAACGGGATAGCATCCTCCAGGTCGCCGGACTGATCCGTTCGCTGCCCATCGACTCCGTCAAGCTTCACCAGTTGCACGCAGTTAGGGGAACGCGCCTGGCAGATCTTTATTTCCAAGGAAAATTCATTCCACTCGCCCATTCGGAATACGTGGCAGCCGCATGCGATTTCCTCGAGCGAATCCCTTCGCGCATAGCGATACAGCGGCTTTACGGGTCAGCACCACTCTCAATACGGGTTGCGCCAACCTGGGATTTGAAGAATAACCAGATGTGGTACTCGGTGGTTAATGAACTCAAACGCCGTGGCACGTGGCAGGGATGCCAGGTATAA
- a CDS encoding fumarylacetoacetate hydrolase family protein — translation MRTAQIMDSDGYAIGKIICIGRNYAEHIRELGNETPEAPVIFIKPASSVIGEGETIVIPEYSRDCHHEAELALLIGTGGKNIPIEKALEHVAGYGVAIDLTLRDVQADLKKKGLPWEIAKGFDTACPLSRFTPAERVPDPQNLRIVLSVNGEIRQDGNTSMMIHSIPAIISHMSGIFTLEPGDVILTGTPSGVSQIVSGDSLTADIPGVATLTVTVG, via the coding sequence TTGAGGACTGCTCAAATCATGGATAGCGACGGATACGCCATCGGCAAGATCATATGCATCGGCCGCAACTATGCCGAGCACATCAGGGAACTAGGAAATGAGACTCCCGAGGCACCGGTAATTTTCATAAAACCTGCCAGCTCCGTCATCGGCGAAGGGGAAACCATAGTGATCCCGGAATACTCGCGTGACTGTCATCATGAAGCAGAGCTGGCACTTCTCATCGGGACAGGGGGAAAGAACATACCCATTGAAAAGGCGCTTGAGCATGTAGCGGGATATGGTGTGGCGATAGACCTGACTTTGCGGGACGTCCAGGCTGACCTGAAGAAGAAGGGGCTTCCATGGGAAATTGCAAAAGGATTCGATACCGCTTGTCCCCTCTCCCGATTCACACCGGCGGAACGGGTGCCGGACCCTCAAAACCTGCGGATCGTACTTTCAGTTAATGGTGAAATTCGTCAAGACGGAAATACATCCATGATGATACACAGCATCCCGGCCATCATTAGCCACATGTCGGGAATTTTCACCCTGGAGCCGGGAGATGTGATACTCACCGGAACCCCCTCAGGGGTCAGTCAAATAGTTTCCGGAGACAGCCTCACAGCCGACATTCCTGGAGTCGCTACTCTCACGGTAACGGTAGGGTAA
- a CDS encoding polysulfide reductase translates to MKTYRAHGIEMVDSLYKASGQKWSLMEKLFLGLSPGQYLTQALRNPFNWILGVIFAIGIPIIIGRFIFGLSWVTHSSNDYPWGLFLGFGLFAMVPLSSSGFQLGTTVEVFGRHDFEPIERLALLNGLLGYFFAVVYLLVDLGQPWRLPYPMVVSFGPAAVLFLVAWHVSTYLSVQIAEVSVSFFEWIGFPIGKRAVKKIVLGLTVAGIILSTLHQGALGALFTYAPGKVHPLWYSASFQWLHFFVSSLPGGLCMVIAVSTIANKFMGWRCDETFKNTLGKLQIALAKGASMGLATYLTIKLIGIAHDNKWEYLTTGWGKWFMFEMGIGVVLPLFLFAHAIRNKQVGLVRFTAFLTVFGVVLNRVNTALITFNWKLPYREIPHWREVVICITIFAIYITVYRFILYRLPILYAWKTADELATVPVTENKQTGYRVSDRPASVATYSTMQNENLSSNSYKSMDEIT, encoded by the coding sequence ATGAAAACCTACAGAGCACACGGCATAGAAATGGTAGATTCGCTCTACAAGGCTTCAGGCCAGAAGTGGAGTCTCATGGAAAAACTGTTTCTCGGTCTATCGCCGGGGCAGTACCTGACCCAGGCCTTGCGCAATCCCTTCAACTGGATACTCGGCGTGATCTTCGCTATCGGGATCCCGATAATTATCGGCCGCTTTATTTTCGGGCTGTCATGGGTAACACACAGCTCCAACGACTACCCCTGGGGACTCTTCCTGGGATTCGGCCTGTTCGCCATGGTGCCGCTCTCCTCCTCCGGATTCCAACTGGGGACTACAGTTGAAGTATTCGGGCGGCACGATTTCGAGCCGATCGAGCGATTGGCACTGCTCAACGGCCTACTCGGATACTTCTTCGCAGTCGTGTACCTGCTGGTGGATCTGGGGCAGCCGTGGCGGCTACCGTACCCGATGGTAGTGTCCTTCGGGCCTGCAGCCGTTCTTTTTCTGGTCGCGTGGCACGTCTCGACGTACCTTTCTGTCCAGATCGCGGAGGTTTCCGTTTCCTTCTTCGAGTGGATTGGGTTCCCGATAGGAAAGCGGGCGGTGAAAAAGATCGTCCTCGGTCTTACCGTCGCCGGCATAATCCTCTCCACCCTGCACCAGGGGGCATTGGGTGCGCTGTTCACTTACGCTCCTGGCAAGGTACATCCACTCTGGTACTCCGCATCCTTCCAGTGGCTACACTTCTTCGTATCATCGCTGCCAGGTGGTCTGTGCATGGTTATCGCAGTCAGCACCATCGCAAACAAGTTCATGGGCTGGCGCTGCGACGAAACTTTCAAGAACACTCTCGGAAAACTTCAGATAGCTCTGGCAAAGGGCGCAAGCATGGGCCTCGCTACCTACCTGACGATAAAGCTCATAGGAATCGCACATGACAACAAGTGGGAATATCTCACCACCGGGTGGGGTAAATGGTTCATGTTTGAAATGGGGATCGGCGTAGTTCTTCCGCTCTTCCTCTTCGCCCACGCCATCAGAAACAAGCAGGTGGGACTCGTCCGATTCACTGCATTCCTGACAGTCTTCGGCGTAGTTCTAAATCGGGTAAACACCGCTCTCATCACCTTCAACTGGAAGCTCCCATACAGAGAGATCCCGCATTGGCGTGAAGTTGTCATTTGCATAACGATTTTTGCCATCTACATAACAGTGTACCGGTTCATCCTTTACCGCCTGCCGATCCTTTACGCATGGAAGACCGCTGACGAACTTGCAACGGTCCCGGTAACCGAGAACAAGCAGACGGGATACCGGGTGTCGGATAGACCTGCCTCCGTCGCCACGTATAGCACTATGCAGAATGAGAATCTTTCCTCGAACAGCTACAAGTCCATGGACGAAATTACTTAA
- the thiE gene encoding thiamine phosphate synthase yields the protein MPRPRLPVDFRLYLITDRHQARGNLLDRVEQALSGGIKAVQLREKDLVSRELFELATEMRKLTAQYGALLFINDRIDIALAVDADGIHLGGDSIPLYKARHLVGKNKMIGVSCHNQISAMNAQDKGADFITYGPVFYTPSKAQYGEPLGLSKLKQVTESLTIPVFGLGGVTLDNAHQVMAAGTHGISLISAVLAADRPQQAAESLIARLNGAV from the coding sequence ATGCCCCGCCCACGGTTACCGGTCGATTTCAGACTGTATCTAATTACCGACCGGCACCAGGCAAGGGGCAATCTGCTAGACCGCGTGGAGCAGGCACTGAGCGGTGGCATTAAGGCCGTCCAGCTGCGAGAGAAGGACCTCGTAAGCCGTGAGCTCTTTGAACTGGCAACCGAAATGCGAAAGCTGACTGCTCAATACGGAGCGCTTCTCTTTATAAACGATCGCATCGACATCGCGCTTGCCGTTGATGCCGACGGCATACATCTCGGAGGCGATAGCATCCCGCTGTACAAGGCACGCCACCTGGTTGGAAAAAACAAGATGATCGGTGTCTCCTGCCACAATCAGATAAGTGCAATGAACGCACAGGACAAGGGCGCAGATTTCATCACCTACGGCCCAGTCTTCTACACCCCGTCGAAAGCGCAGTATGGAGAGCCTCTTGGCCTCTCCAAGCTTAAGCAGGTAACGGAATCGCTAACTATACCCGTTTTTGGCCTGGGCGGGGTGACTCTCGACAATGCACATCAGGTAATGGCCGCAGGAACCCACGGCATATCACTCATTTCTGCGGTTCTGGCCGCCGACAGGCCGCAGCAAGCCGCTGAAAGCCTCATCGCCCGTCTCAACGGCGCCGTTTAA
- a CDS encoding DUF1003 domain-containing protein, giving the protein MAANLDDRSDRSSETGGMAAVVDRNIAALLTRRQSEEKAKGLQERLADAITRFTGSMLFVYIHIVIFGLWILINAGFIRVIPRFDPSLVILAMAASVEAIFLSTFVLISQNRMQALADRRAELELHINLLAEHEVTRLITLVTAIAERMGIEESLNPELEELAQDVAPEKVLDRMSEVEKELVD; this is encoded by the coding sequence ATGGCTGCCAATCTTGATGATCGGAGCGATCGTTCCTCGGAAACGGGCGGAATGGCCGCCGTCGTAGATCGTAACATCGCAGCACTCCTCACGAGACGTCAGTCGGAGGAGAAGGCGAAGGGGCTGCAGGAGCGGCTTGCCGACGCAATTACCCGCTTTACCGGCAGTATGCTTTTCGTCTACATCCACATCGTAATTTTTGGCTTATGGATACTGATTAATGCAGGGTTTATACGGGTAATCCCCAGATTCGATCCATCACTAGTCATTCTTGCCATGGCGGCATCGGTGGAGGCCATTTTTCTGTCCACCTTCGTTCTCATCAGTCAGAACCGGATGCAGGCACTCGCGGATCGGCGAGCGGAGCTTGAGCTTCACATAAACCTTCTTGCCGAGCACGAGGTGACGCGTCTTATTACTCTTGTGACGGCAATTGCCGAGCGCATGGGAATAGAAGAGTCGTTAAATCCGGAGCTTGAAGAGCTCGCTCAGGATGTGGCTCCGGAGAAGGTTCTCGACAGGATGAGCGAGGTCGAAAAGGAACTCGTCGATTAA